GCGCCAGCGAGGTAGCCTGATTTAGCATTGTCCCGCTCCTTCCGATGCGGTGCAGACGTAGAAGGTCTCTTTGATGCCGGTCGCGGCCTCATACTGGCTGGCGACTGCCGCTTTCACCGGCTCCACCAGATCAAACGGCATCAGCGCCACCACACAGCCGCCGAAGCCGCCGCCGGTCATACGCACGCCGCCTTTATCGCCGATGGTCGCCTTAACGATCTCCACCAGCTTATCGACCGGCGGCACGGTGATTTCAAAATCGTCGCGCATTGAAGCGTGCGATTCCGCCATCAGTTCGCCCATGCGTTTCAGATCGCCTTTGCTCAGTGCCTCAGCCGCCTCCAGCGTGCGCGCGTTCTCCGTCAGCACGTGGCGCACGCGTTTGGCCACCTGCGGATCCAGCTCATGCTCGACCGCACGGAACTGTTCGATATCAACATCGCGCAGCGCCGGCTGGCTAAAGAAGCGCGCCCCGGTCTCGCACTGCTCGCGGCGGGTGTTATATTCGCTGCCCACCAGGCTGCGGCGGAAGTTGGTGTTGATGATCACTACCGCCACCTCTTTCGGCATCGGCACCGCGCGCGTGCCCAGCGTGCGGCAGTCGAGCAGCATGGCGTGATCTTTCTTGCCCAGCGCGGAGATCAGCTGATCCATAATGCCGCAGTTGCAGCCGACGAACTGGTTTTCCGCTTCCTGGCCGTTAACGGCGATTTCCGCGCCATCCAGCGACAGATGATAAAGCTGCTGGAAAACGGTGCCGACCGCCACTTCCAGCGAGGCGGAGGAGCTAAGGCCGGCACCCTGCGGCACATTACCGCTGATCACCATATCTACGCCGTTGAAGTCGCTGCTGCGCTGTTGCAGATGTTTCACCACGCCGCGCACGTAGTTGGCCCACATTGGCGCCTCGACGCGCATAATCGGCGCATCCAGCGAAAAGCTGTCCTGCTCGCTGTCGTAGTCGGCGGCGATGACGCGCACCTGGCGATCGTCGCGCTTCGCGCAGCTGATCACTGTCTGGTAATCGATAGCGCAGGGCAGCACAAAGCCGTCGTTATAATCGGTGTGTTCGCCGATCAGGTTGACGCGGCCCGGCGCCTGAATGGTATGGGTCGGCTGATAGCCGAACTGCTGCTGGAAAATCTGTTGGCTGGTCTCTTTTAAGCTCATTCTGCATCTCCCGTCTGGCGGAAATGAATATCGCTGACGGAACGCAGTCGCTCCGCCGCCTGTTCTGCGGTTAAATCGCGCTGGGTTTCCGCCAGCATTTCGTAACCCACCATAAATTTGCGCACCGTGGCCGAGCGCAGCAGCGGCGGATAAAAGTGAGCATGCAGCTGCCAGTGGTCGTTCGCTTCGCCGTTGAACGGCGCGCCGTGCCAGCCCATGGAGTAGGGGAAGGAACACTGGAACAGGTTATCGTAGCGGCTGGTCAGCTTTTTCAGCGCCAGCGCCAGATCGCTGCGCTGGGCCGCGCTCAGATCTACCAGGCGTTTAATATGCGTTTTCGGCAGCAGCAAGGTTTCAAACGGCCAGGCCGCCCACCAGGGCACTACCGCCAGCCAGTGTTCAGTTTCAACCACGGTGCGGCTGCCATCTTTCAGCTCGCGCGCGACGTAATCGACCAGCATCGGCGAACCCTGGCGCGCGAAATAGTCACGTTGATGCAGATCTTCGCGCTGCACTTCATTCGGTAAAAAGCTGTTGGCCCAGACCTGGCCGTGCGGATGCGGGTTCGAGCAGCCCATCGCGGCGCCCTTGTTTTCAAACACCTGCACCCAGGGATAGTGCTGGCCTAAATCCGCGGTCTGCTGCTGCCAGGTGGTGACCACCTCTTCCAGCGCCGCGACGCTCAGCTCCGGCAGGGTTTTGCTGTGATCCGGCGAAAAGCAGATCACCCGGCTGGTGCCGCGCGCGCTTTCACAGCGCATCAGCATATCTTCGCTCTGCGGCGCTTCCGGCGTATCGCTCATCAGCGCGGCGAAGTCATTGGTAAACACGTAGGTGCCGGTATAGTCAGGGTTTTTATCACCCGTCACGCGCGTGTTGCCCGGGCAGAGGAAGCAGTCCGGATCGTGTTTGGGAAGCTGCTGCACGGCGGGCGACTCCTGCGCGCCCTGCCAGGGACGCTTGGCGCGGTGCGGAGAAACCAGTACCCACTGGTCGGCCAGCGGGTTGTAACGGCGATGCGGGTGATCGACCGGATTGAATTTTTCCATGTTCTGTCCTGATAGCTGACTTAAGCGGTAATCGCAGAGTAAAAAATAGCACAGTGTAAAAAACGAAAGCGTGATCCAGTCTGGATAAATGGAATCGTTTACACAAGCTGAAAATTCTGAGTTATCAGTAATAGTAGCGGGTTGTAAGTAAGGAAAGACAAAAGATCGCACAATTAATGGTAGCGCTTACACAGAGGTTGACGCACGCAGCCATGCGGCGGCCTTAAAGCAGAACGCAGAGAACAGGCGGCGGAAGCAGCATCGTCGCGCCGCCAAAGCAAAAGCGAGGGAAGAGAGGGCAGAAACGGAGAAAGGGGAGCAGAAGAACAAGGCAGAAGCGGAAAAAGGGGAGCAGAAGAACAGGGCAGAAGCGGAGAACAGGGCAGAAGCGGAGAACAGGACAAAGGCGGAAAACTGGACAAAAGCGGAGAACAGGGTAAAGAGTGGCACGGACCAGGAAAGAGGTTTTCCGATAAAGCGGACAAAGAAGCAGCCATAAAGGCGGCGCCACTCTACCTGCGTCGTCAGTCAGGTGAGCAGGCCACCACTTCATCTGCGCCGTCAGCCAGGCGAGCAGGGCGCCACTCTACCTGCGTCGTCAGTCAGGTGAGCAGGGCGCCACTTCACCTGCGCCGCCAGTCCGTCAGCAGGGCGTCAATTCGCCTGCGCCGCCAGTGAATAAGCGGCGCGAAAGGGCTACCGGGCGCAGATCAGCCCAGCGCTTCCGTCCGATAGGCGTAGATATCCTTCTGCGGCACAAAGCTCAGGCGATGGGTAATACACTGCGGCGCATCTTCTGCATGATGGGAAACAAACAGCAGCTGCGTTTGTCCTTCCGCGATCAGCACGTCCACAAAGCGGCGCACCAGCTGACGGTTGATCGGGTCAAGCCCCTGCAGCGGCTCATCCAGGATCAGCAACGTGGGGTGTTTGACCAGCGCGCGCGCGATCAGCACCAGCCGCTGCTGCCCCCAGGAGAGGCTGTGAAACGGCGCATCAGCCTGCGCCTGCATGCCCAGCAGCGCCAGCCAGCCGTTCGCCAGCGTACGCTGACGGTCGGACACCGCCTGATAAAGCCCGATAGAGTCAAAATAGCCGGAAAGGATCACGTTGCGCACGCTGATCGCTACGCGATAGTCGAGATGCAGGCTGCTGCTGACGTAGCCGATATGCTGCTTTATCTCCCAGATGGTCTCGCCGCTGCCGCGTCGCCGTCCAAACAGCGTCAGGTCATTGCTGTATCCCTGCGGATGATCGCCGGTGACCAGGCTCAGCAGGGTCGATTTACCGGCGCCGTTCGGCCCGATAATCTGCCAGTGCTGCCCCGGCCGCACCTCCCAGTTCAGGCCGTGCAGCACCGGTTTATCGTTGTAGCTGACCACGCCGTTTTTCAACGCGATGCGCGCCGCGTCGGGCGCCAGCTGCGGCTGCTGCGCGGGGTTATCCGCCTCCGGCAGCGCCATGCCCTGCAGACGCTCGCTGTGCGCCAGCTGGGCGACCAGCGCTTCCGCCAGCACCGTTTCGCGATCGCCGATATGGGTCAGATGGCACTCCGCCAGCACGCCGACGCGCTCGACAAACGGCGGAATATCATCAAAGCGGTTCAGTACCAGCACCAGCGTATAGCCCTGCTGATGCAGCCGCGCCAGCAGCGCCGCCAGGCTGGCGCGTGAATCGACATCCAGCCCGTCGAAAGGCTCGTCCAGCACCAGCAGATCGGGCTGCGCCATCAGCGCCTGACAGAGCAGCGTTTTACGCGTTTCGCCGGTGGAGAGATACTTAAAACGGCGCTCAAGCAGGTATTCGATGCCGAACAGCCGCGCCAGCTCGCGACAGCGGGCGGCATCTTTCACCGCATCCTGAATCATCTCTGCCGCGGTGCGGCCGGTGTCATCCTCGCCTTCGCTCAGCAGATCGGTGTTGTTACGCTGCCACTCCTCCTCCACCAGCTTTTGCAGCTTCTCCAGCGACAGCAGCATCGGGCGTGTGAAATCGCTGTGAAAGGCGCCCTGCAGCGGCGGTAGCTCACCGGTCAGCGCCTTCGCCAGCGACGACTTACCGCTGCCGTTGGCGCCAACGAAGGCCCAGCTTTCGCCGCCGCGCAGCGTTAAATCGTTCAGGGTCAGTATCCGGGTATCGCTAAGACGAAACGTGCCTTGCGAAATTTGCAACGTAGCCATTTTACATTCCGTTTTTTGCAGCGTAAGCTTCTGTTTTTAGCGGCTGGCGGCGGGCAAGTCAAACGGCCGGAGCGGATTCAGAGCAGCGTCGCGATAATCACCTGATCGGCGTTAAAATGTGCTATTACCGCCGCGCCTGGCTGTAGATTTTGCTGTTCAACCTGCAGATTGCCCAGCGTGGCGCAGAGCGTCTCGCCGCTGCCAAGCGTCATCAACACCTCGCTCTGCTGCTCGCCGCGCTCGATGGCGCTGATAACGCAGCGCAGCTGGTTATCGGCCTCTGACGCTTCGCGGCTGACTGCCACCCACGGTGCTTTAATCAACAGCAGCACCTCTTTGCCGGCGCTCAGCTGCAGCCGGTCGGCGCTCTGGCGCGTCAGCGCCGCCTTCAGGCGCGTCTCGCCGTCGGCCAGCAGGACCTCGACATGCTGCTGCACCCGCTCCGCGTCCCGGTGCAGAAGGGTGCCAAACAGCTGGTTGCGCGCGCTGGTCTGCAGCGAGAAGCGCGCGATGGCGGCCAGCAGGCTGTCGAGCGGCAGCTGATCGTCCTGCAGCACGTCAAACGCCTTTTGCTGGATCTGCTCCAGCAGGCGAAACAGCGCGATCAGCCGTTCGCCGTAGCGCGTCAGTTGCGCGCCACCGCCGCCTTTGCCGCCGGTGGCGCGCTCCACCAGCGTGCGCTCCGCCAGCTGGTTCATCTCGTTAATGGCATCCCATGCGCTTTTGTAGCTAATGCCCGCCAGCCTGGCCCCCTGGCTGATGGAACCGGTCTGTTTAACCTGCTGCAGCAAGGCGATGCGGCGCGGATCGGCAAACAGTTTCTGCTGGAGTCGAATAATAAGGGAGATGTCAGCCTGCATGCTAAGCCTCATAAAGTGGTTTGATTTTATTGTAAAAGAGGCGGCGAGGGGTGTCACGGCGTTAAGCCGGCGTCAGCGGCGCTTCAGGAAAAGTAAAGCGCACAAAAGGACAGTGCGTTTTTTATCATGCTGGTTAAAATGATCTTTTTACCGCAATAAACGAGGCAACTATTATGCTGGAGCTATTAAAAAGCCTTGCTGTCGCCGTGATCATGGTGCCGATCGTCATGGCCATTATCCTTGGCCTGATTTACGGTCTGGGTGAAGTGTTCAACGTGATCTCAAAATTCGGTCATCGCAACGAGCGCACGGCGAAGCCGCGTCAGTAAGCGCGCCCCATTCTGCTTTCTGTTCAACAGGGTCGGCCTCAGGTCGGCCCTGTTGCTTTTCCCCGGCTGATTTCCTTTGATCAAACGTATGACAGCGCTCGCCGTCTCGTTATAGTATTCCTTACATAACGTTACCTGGAGAAAAAGTATGTCTGCTATTAAATGGGATCACTGGTTAGGCGCTGCGGCTATCGCCCTCAGCCTGTCAGGGCACGCCGTCGCCGCTGATAAAGTGACTGTCTTCGCTGCCGCCTCGCTGACCAACGCGCTGCAGGATATTGT
This DNA window, taken from Mixta gaviniae, encodes the following:
- the galK gene encoding galactokinase; this translates as MSLKETSQQIFQQQFGYQPTHTIQAPGRVNLIGEHTDYNDGFVLPCAIDYQTVISCAKRDDRQVRVIAADYDSEQDSFSLDAPIMRVEAPMWANYVRGVVKHLQQRSSDFNGVDMVISGNVPQGAGLSSSASLEVAVGTVFQQLYHLSLDGAEIAVNGQEAENQFVGCNCGIMDQLISALGKKDHAMLLDCRTLGTRAVPMPKEVAVVIINTNFRRSLVGSEYNTRREQCETGARFFSQPALRDVDIEQFRAVEHELDPQVAKRVRHVLTENARTLEAAEALSKGDLKRMGELMAESHASMRDDFEITVPPVDKLVEIVKATIGDKGGVRMTGGGFGGCVVALMPFDLVEPVKAAVASQYEAATGIKETFYVCTASEGAGQC
- the galT gene encoding galactose-1-phosphate uridylyltransferase — encoded protein: MEKFNPVDHPHRRYNPLADQWVLVSPHRAKRPWQGAQESPAVQQLPKHDPDCFLCPGNTRVTGDKNPDYTGTYVFTNDFAALMSDTPEAPQSEDMLMRCESARGTSRVICFSPDHSKTLPELSVAALEEVVTTWQQQTADLGQHYPWVQVFENKGAAMGCSNPHPHGQVWANSFLPNEVQREDLHQRDYFARQGSPMLVDYVARELKDGSRTVVETEHWLAVVPWWAAWPFETLLLPKTHIKRLVDLSAAQRSDLALALKKLTSRYDNLFQCSFPYSMGWHGAPFNGEANDHWQLHAHFYPPLLRSATVRKFMVGYEMLAETQRDLTAEQAAERLRSVSDIHFRQTGDAE
- the modF gene encoding molybdate ABC transporter ATP-binding protein ModF, which produces MATLQISQGTFRLSDTRILTLNDLTLRGGESWAFVGANGSGKSSLAKALTGELPPLQGAFHSDFTRPMLLSLEKLQKLVEEEWQRNNTDLLSEGEDDTGRTAAEMIQDAVKDAARCRELARLFGIEYLLERRFKYLSTGETRKTLLCQALMAQPDLLVLDEPFDGLDVDSRASLAALLARLHQQGYTLVLVLNRFDDIPPFVERVGVLAECHLTHIGDRETVLAEALVAQLAHSERLQGMALPEADNPAQQPQLAPDAARIALKNGVVSYNDKPVLHGLNWEVRPGQHWQIIGPNGAGKSTLLSLVTGDHPQGYSNDLTLFGRRRGSGETIWEIKQHIGYVSSSLHLDYRVAISVRNVILSGYFDSIGLYQAVSDRQRTLANGWLALLGMQAQADAPFHSLSWGQQRLVLIARALVKHPTLLILDEPLQGLDPINRQLVRRFVDVLIAEGQTQLLFVSHHAEDAPQCITHRLSFVPQKDIYAYRTEALG
- the modE gene encoding molybdenum-dependent transcriptional regulator, whose amino-acid sequence is MQADISLIIRLQQKLFADPRRIALLQQVKQTGSISQGARLAGISYKSAWDAINEMNQLAERTLVERATGGKGGGGAQLTRYGERLIALFRLLEQIQQKAFDVLQDDQLPLDSLLAAIARFSLQTSARNQLFGTLLHRDAERVQQHVEVLLADGETRLKAALTRQSADRLQLSAGKEVLLLIKAPWVAVSREASEADNQLRCVISAIERGEQQSEVLMTLGSGETLCATLGNLQVEQQNLQPGAAVIAHFNADQVIIATLL
- a CDS encoding AcrZ family multidrug efflux pump-associated protein, encoding MLELLKSLAVAVIMVPIVMAIILGLIYGLGEVFNVISKFGHRNERTAKPRQ